In a single window of the Agrobacterium fabrum str. C58 genome:
- the rpsQ gene encoding 30S ribosomal protein S17 gives MPKRILQGVVVSDKNEKTVVVRVERRFAHPLMQKTVRRSKKYKAHDENNQYKVGDVVSIEECAPISKDKRWTVVAAQA, from the coding sequence ATGCCGAAACGCATTCTGCAGGGCGTCGTAGTGTCCGACAAGAACGAGAAGACTGTCGTGGTCCGGGTTGAGCGTCGATTCGCTCACCCGCTCATGCAAAAGACCGTTCGTCGTTCGAAGAAGTACAAGGCACACGACGAGAACAATCAGTATAAGGTCGGCGACGTCGTTTCCATCGAGGAATGCGCACCGATTTCCAAGGACAAGCGCTGGACGGTCGTTGCCGCCCAGGCTTAA
- the rplX gene encoding 50S ribosomal protein L24, with protein MQKIRKGDNVVVLTGKDKGRTGEVIQVMPKEDRAVVRGVNMVKRHQRQTQAQEAGIINKEASLHISNIAIVDKDGKPTRVGFSVVDGKKVRVAKRSGEVIDG; from the coding sequence ATGCAGAAAATTCGTAAAGGCGACAATGTTGTCGTATTGACCGGTAAGGACAAGGGCCGTACCGGCGAAGTAATCCAGGTGATGCCGAAAGAAGACCGTGCCGTTGTGCGTGGCGTAAACATGGTGAAGCGTCACCAGCGCCAGACCCAGGCCCAGGAAGCCGGCATCATCAACAAGGAAGCATCCTTGCACATCTCCAACATCGCCATCGTCGACAAGGATGGCAAGCCGACCCGCGTTGGCTTCTCTGTTGTGGATGGCAAGAAGGTCCGCGTGGCCAAGCGTTCGGGAGAAGTGATCGATGGCTGA
- the rpsJ gene encoding 30S ribosomal protein S10, which translates to MTGQNIRIRLKAFDHRILDASTREIVSTAKRTGASVRGPVPLPTRIEKFTVNRSPHVDKKSREQFEMRTHKRLLDIVDPTPQTVDALMKLDLAAGVDVEIKL; encoded by the coding sequence ATGACCGGCCAGAATATCCGTATCCGCCTCAAGGCGTTCGATCACCGGATCCTCGATGCCTCTACCCGTGAGATCGTGTCGACCGCAAAGCGCACCGGCGCCAGCGTTCGCGGCCCGGTTCCTCTCCCCACTCGCATCGAAAAGTTTACTGTCAACCGCTCTCCTCACGTTGACAAGAAAAGCCGTGAACAGTTCGAAATGCGGACGCACAAGCGTCTTCTCGATATCGTTGACCCCACCCCGCAGACTGTCGATGCTCTTATGAAGCTCGACCTCGCTGCTGGCGTTGACGTGGAAATCAAGCTCTAA
- the rpmD gene encoding 50S ribosomal protein L30 — MAKKTTEAKKTVTVEQIGSPIRRPAIQRQTLVGLGLNKMHRQRTLEDTPAVRGMIRAVQHLVRVVDEK, encoded by the coding sequence ATGGCCAAGAAAACTACTGAAGCCAAGAAGACTGTCACGGTCGAACAGATCGGCAGCCCTATTCGCCGCCCGGCAATCCAGCGTCAGACGCTGGTCGGTCTGGGTCTCAACAAGATGCATCGTCAGCGCACCCTGGAAGATACTCCGGCGGTTCGCGGCATGATCCGTGCGGTCCAGCATCTCGTTCGCGTCGTTGACGAGAAGTGA
- the rpsH gene encoding 30S ribosomal protein S8 yields MTMTDPLGDMLTRIRNGAARRKSSVSTPASSLRARVLDVLQSEGYIRGYSKVDFENGKAEFTIELKYYEGASVIREIGRVSKPGRRVYVSVKSIPQVANGLGITILSTPKGVMADHQAREQNVGGEVLCSVF; encoded by the coding sequence ATGACCATGACTGATCCTTTGGGTGATATGCTCACCCGCATCCGCAATGGTGCTGCTCGCCGCAAGTCGTCGGTAAGCACGCCTGCTTCCAGCCTGCGCGCACGCGTTCTCGACGTGCTGCAGTCTGAAGGCTACATCCGCGGTTATTCCAAGGTCGATTTCGAAAACGGCAAGGCCGAATTCACGATCGAGCTGAAGTACTACGAAGGCGCGTCGGTGATCCGTGAGATCGGCCGCGTGTCCAAGCCGGGCCGCCGGGTTTATGTCTCGGTAAAGTCCATTCCGCAGGTCGCGAACGGCCTCGGCATCACCATCCTTTCGACTCCGAAGGGTGTGATGGCCGATCACCAGGCTCGCGAACAGAACGTTGGTGGCGAGGTTCTTTGCTCGGTCTTCTAA
- the rplN gene encoding 50S ribosomal protein L14: MIQMQTNLDVADNSGARRVMCIKVLGGSKRKYASVGDIIVVSIKEAIPRGRVKKGDVMKAVVVRTAKDIRRADGSVIRFDNNAAVLIDNKKEPIGTRIFGPVPRELRAKNHMKIISLAPEVL; encoded by the coding sequence ATGATTCAGATGCAAACAAACCTCGACGTGGCGGATAATTCCGGCGCACGTCGTGTCATGTGCATCAAGGTGCTGGGCGGCTCGAAGCGCAAATATGCTTCTGTTGGCGACATTATTGTCGTTTCCATCAAGGAAGCTATTCCGCGCGGCCGCGTCAAGAAGGGCGATGTGATGAAGGCGGTTGTCGTGCGCACCGCCAAGGACATCCGCCGCGCTGACGGCAGCGTCATCCGTTTCGATAACAACGCAGCCGTTCTTATCGACAACAAGAAAGAGCCCATCGGCACCCGTATCTTCGGACCGGTTCCGCGCGAACTTCGCGCCAAGAACCACATGAAGATCATCTCGCTGGCTCCGGAAGTACTGTAA
- the rplP gene encoding 50S ribosomal protein L16, translating to MLQPKRTKYRKQFKGRIKGVAKGGFDLAFGEFGLKSQEPNRVNAREIEAARRAITRYMKRAGRVWIRVFPDVPVTAKPTEVRMGKGKGSVEYWACKVKPGRMMFEIDGVTEEIAREALRLGAAKLSVKTRFVQRIAE from the coding sequence ATGTTGCAGCCAAAGCGTACTAAGTACCGTAAGCAGTTCAAGGGACGCATCAAGGGCGTCGCCAAGGGCGGCTTTGACCTGGCATTCGGTGAATTCGGCTTGAAGTCGCAGGAACCGAACCGCGTGAATGCACGCGAGATCGAAGCGGCCCGCCGCGCGATCACGCGTTACATGAAGCGCGCAGGTCGTGTGTGGATCCGCGTATTCCCTGACGTTCCGGTGACGGCAAAGCCGACCGAAGTTCGTATGGGTAAGGGCAAGGGTTCGGTCGAATACTGGGCATGCAAGGTCAAGCCCGGTCGTATGATGTTCGAGATCGACGGTGTTACCGAGGAGATCGCCCGTGAGGCGCTTCGTCTCGGCGCTGCCAAGCTCTCGGTCAAGACGCGCTTCGTACAGCGCATCGCAGAGTAA
- the rplE gene encoding 50S ribosomal protein L5, with protein MADKYEPRLKTEYVSRIRGAMQEKFSYANVMMIPKLDKIVINMGVGEATADSKKPTIAAGDLAAIAGQKPVITKARNSIAGFKVREHMPIGAKVTLRGERMYEFLDRLINIALPRVRDFRGLNPKSFDGRGNFAMGIKEHIVFPEINYDKVDQMWGMDIIVCTTATSDDEARALLTEFNFPFRH; from the coding sequence ATGGCTGATAAGTACGAGCCGCGTCTCAAGACGGAATACGTTTCCCGTATCCGCGGCGCCATGCAGGAGAAGTTCTCCTACGCGAACGTCATGATGATCCCGAAGCTGGACAAGATCGTCATCAATATGGGCGTTGGCGAAGCAACCGCGGATTCGAAGAAGCCAACGATTGCTGCTGGCGATCTGGCGGCAATTGCCGGCCAGAAGCCTGTCATCACCAAGGCTCGCAATTCGATCGCCGGCTTCAAGGTTCGTGAACACATGCCAATCGGCGCGAAGGTTACCCTTCGTGGCGAGCGCATGTACGAATTTCTTGATCGTCTGATCAACATCGCGCTGCCGCGCGTTCGCGACTTCCGGGGCCTGAACCCCAAGAGCTTTGACGGCCGTGGCAACTTCGCCATGGGCATCAAGGAACACATTGTGTTCCCTGAGATCAACTACGATAAGGTTGATCAGATGTGGGGCATGGACATCATCGTTTGCACGACGGCGACGTCGGACGACGAAGCTCGGGCTCTGCTTACAGAGTTCAACTTCCCGTTCCGTCACTAA
- the rpsN gene encoding 30S ribosomal protein S14: protein MAKTSAVEKNKRRRKSVAQQATKRAALKAIVMNQSLPIEDRFKATLKLASLPRDGSKTRIRNRCEVTGRPRAFYRKLKMSRIALRELGNSGKVPGIVKSSW, encoded by the coding sequence ATGGCGAAAACAAGCGCAGTTGAAAAGAACAAGCGCCGCCGCAAGTCGGTCGCCCAGCAGGCTACCAAGCGTGCTGCACTCAAGGCGATCGTGATGAACCAGTCCCTTCCGATCGAAGACCGGTTCAAGGCCACTCTGAAGCTCGCTTCGCTGCCGCGTGACGGCTCGAAGACGCGTATCCGCAACCGCTGCGAAGTAACGGGCCGTCCGCGCGCGTTCTATCGCAAGCTCAAGATGTCGCGTATCGCGCTTCGTGAGCTGGGCAATTCCGGCAAGGTGCCGGGCATTGTCAAGTCGAGCTGGTAA
- the rplO gene encoding 50S ribosomal protein L15 has translation MKLNEIRDNEGSSKDRIRVGRGIGSGKGKTGGRGVKGQKARSGVAINGFEGGQMPIYRRLPKRGFNNIFGSEFAVVSLGRIQTAIDAKKLDASATIDAAALKAAGVIRRVKDGVRILADGELTSKVAFEVAGASKPALEKIEKAGSSIKLLAVAVEASE, from the coding sequence ATGAAACTCAATGAAATCAGAGACAACGAAGGCTCCTCCAAGGACCGTATCCGCGTAGGTCGCGGTATCGGTTCCGGCAAGGGCAAGACCGGTGGTCGCGGTGTGAAGGGTCAGAAGGCTCGTTCGGGCGTCGCCATCAACGGTTTTGAAGGCGGCCAGATGCCTATCTACCGTCGCCTGCCGAAGCGTGGCTTTAACAACATTTTCGGTTCCGAATTTGCTGTTGTGTCGCTCGGCCGCATTCAGACCGCCATCGACGCCAAGAAGCTTGATGCTTCCGCAACGATCGATGCTGCTGCTCTCAAGGCTGCCGGCGTCATCCGTCGCGTCAAGGACGGCGTACGCATTCTCGCTGACGGCGAACTGACGAGCAAGGTTGCTTTTGAAGTTGCCGGCGCTTCCAAGCCTGCACTCGAAAAGATTGAGAAGGCTGGCAGCTCTATCAAGCTTCTCGCAGTTGCAGTTGAAGCTTCCGAGTAA
- the rplB gene encoding 50S ribosomal protein L2, whose product MALKSFNPTTPSQRQLVIVDRASLYKGKPVKALTQGLSSKGGRNNQGRITVRFQGGGHKRTYRLVDFKRRKFDVEGTVERLEYDPNRTAFIALVTYTDGEQAYILAPQRLAAGDKVIASDKAVDVKPGNTMPLQYIPVGSIIHNVEMKPGKGGQIARSAGTYVQLVGRDAGMAILRLNSGEQRLVHGSCLASIGAVSNSDHGNINDGKAGRSRWRGKRPHVRGVVMNPVDHPHGGGEGRTSGGRHPVTPWGKPTKGKRTRSNKSTDKFIMRSRHQRKK is encoded by the coding sequence ATGGCATTGAAAAGTTTCAATCCGACCACGCCGAGCCAGCGTCAGCTGGTTATCGTGGACCGCGCTTCGCTCTACAAGGGCAAGCCGGTAAAGGCTCTCACCCAGGGCCTCAGCTCCAAGGGTGGCCGCAACAACCAGGGCCGGATCACCGTCCGTTTCCAGGGTGGCGGTCACAAGCGGACCTATCGTCTGGTAGACTTCAAGCGTCGCAAGTTTGACGTTGAAGGTACCGTTGAACGTCTGGAATACGACCCCAACCGCACCGCGTTCATCGCGCTGGTTACGTATACCGACGGCGAACAGGCTTACATTCTCGCGCCACAGCGTCTCGCTGCTGGTGACAAGGTGATCGCCTCCGACAAGGCAGTGGACGTGAAGCCCGGCAACACCATGCCGCTTCAGTACATTCCGGTCGGTTCGATCATCCACAACGTCGAGATGAAGCCTGGTAAAGGCGGTCAGATTGCCCGCTCCGCCGGTACGTATGTCCAGCTCGTCGGCCGCGATGCCGGTATGGCCATCCTGCGTCTCAACTCGGGCGAACAGCGTCTGGTACACGGCTCGTGCCTTGCATCGATCGGCGCTGTTTCTAACTCGGACCACGGCAACATCAACGACGGCAAGGCCGGTCGTTCCCGTTGGCGCGGCAAGCGTCCGCACGTTCGCGGCGTCGTCATGAACCCGGTCGACCACCCGCACGGTGGTGGTGAAGGTCGCACGTCGGGTGGTCGCCACCCGGTTACTCCGTGGGGCAAGCCCACGAAGGGCAAGCGCACCCGTTCGAACAAGTCGACCGACAAGTTCATCATGCGCTCGCGCCATCAGCGTAAGAAGTAA
- the rplV gene encoding 50S ribosomal protein L22 codes for MAKAKTERRLKDNEAQAIARTLRVSPQKLNLVAALIRGKKVDRALAELEFSRKRIAGTVKKTLESAIANAENNHDLDVDALVVAEAYVGKSITMKRFHARGRGRASRIEKPFAHLTIVVREVEEKGEAA; via the coding sequence ATGGCGAAGGCTAAGACCGAACGCCGGCTGAAGGACAATGAGGCTCAGGCCATTGCCCGTACGCTCCGCGTCAGCCCCCAGAAACTGAACCTGGTTGCCGCTCTTATCCGTGGCAAGAAGGTTGATCGCGCTCTCGCCGAGCTCGAATTCTCCCGCAAGCGCATTGCAGGCACCGTCAAGAAGACGCTCGAATCTGCAATTGCCAATGCGGAAAACAACCATGATCTCGACGTCGACGCTCTCGTCGTCGCCGAGGCCTATGTTGGCAAGTCCATCACCATGAAGCGTTTCCACGCTCGTGGCCGTGGTCGTGCTTCCCGCATTGAAAAGCCGTTCGCTCACCTCACGATCGTTGTTCGTGAAGTTGAGGAAAAAGGGGAGGCCGCATAA
- the rpsE gene encoding 30S ribosomal protein S5, with the protein MAQEKRGSRDDRQNREERDSEFVDKLVAINRVAKVVKGGRRFGFAALVVVGDQKGRVGFGHGKAREVPEAIRKATESAKRDLIFVPLRDGRTLHHDVNGRHGAGKVLLRSAKAGTGIIAGGPMRAVFETLGVHDVVAKSTGSSNPYNMVRATFDALKHQVHPKDIAAQRGLKYATLQARRAASGNASEE; encoded by the coding sequence ATGGCACAGGAAAAAAGAGGTTCTCGCGACGATCGCCAGAACCGTGAAGAGCGCGATAGCGAATTCGTCGACAAGCTGGTCGCGATCAACCGCGTTGCAAAGGTTGTTAAGGGTGGCCGTCGCTTCGGCTTCGCCGCTCTCGTCGTCGTTGGCGACCAGAAGGGCCGCGTTGGCTTCGGTCACGGCAAGGCTCGTGAAGTTCCGGAAGCTATCCGCAAGGCAACGGAAAGCGCAAAGCGCGATCTGATCTTCGTTCCGCTGCGCGATGGCCGCACTCTGCATCACGACGTCAATGGCCGTCACGGCGCAGGCAAGGTTCTGCTGCGTTCGGCCAAGGCCGGTACCGGTATCATCGCCGGTGGTCCGATGCGCGCCGTTTTCGAAACGCTCGGCGTTCATGACGTTGTTGCGAAGTCGACCGGTTCGTCGAACCCGTACAACATGGTTCGCGCCACGTTCGACGCTCTGAAGCATCAGGTTCATCCGAAGGACATCGCTGCACAGCGTGGCCTGAAGTATGCGACCCTTCAGGCTCGCCGTGCCGCTTCCGGCAACGCTTCTGAAGAATAA
- a CDS encoding 50S ribosomal protein L23, giving the protein MTDLRHYDVIVSPSITEKSTLVSEQNQVVFNVAKTASKPEIKAAVEALFGVKVTAVNTLIRKGKTRRFRGFAGKLKDVKKAVVTLAEGQSIDVSTGL; this is encoded by the coding sequence ATGACGGATCTTCGCCACTACGATGTGATCGTATCTCCTTCGATCACGGAAAAGTCGACGCTGGTATCCGAACAGAACCAGGTCGTATTCAACGTCGCCAAGACTGCTTCCAAGCCTGAAATCAAGGCTGCTGTGGAAGCTCTCTTCGGTGTCAAAGTCACGGCTGTGAACACGCTTATCCGCAAGGGTAAGACCCGTCGTTTCCGTGGGTTCGCCGGTAAGCTTAAGGACGTCAAGAAAGCCGTCGTTACGCTCGCCGAAGGTCAATCCATCGACGTGTCCACCGGACTCTAA
- the rplC gene encoding 50S ribosomal protein L3 produces the protein MRSGVIAQKVGMTRVYNDAGEHIPVTVLRLDNVQVVAQRTEDKNGYTAVQLGAGQSKVKNTTKALRGHFAAANVEPKAKLVEFRVSPENLIDIGATLTANHFQSGQLVDVTGTTIGKGFAGAMKRHNFGGGRASHGNSVSHRAHGSTGNNQDPGRVWKGKRMAGHMGQTRVTTQNLEVVSTDEDRGLILVKGAVPGSKGSWIIVRDAVKSAAK, from the coding sequence ATGCGTTCAGGTGTGATTGCACAGAAAGTGGGTATGACACGCGTCTATAACGACGCAGGTGAACATATCCCTGTAACAGTATTGCGACTGGATAACGTACAAGTCGTTGCCCAGCGCACGGAAGACAAGAATGGCTACACCGCAGTTCAGCTCGGTGCCGGCCAGTCCAAGGTCAAGAACACGACGAAGGCGCTTCGCGGCCATTTTGCCGCTGCCAATGTCGAACCGAAAGCCAAGCTCGTCGAGTTCCGGGTTTCCCCCGAGAACCTGATCGACATCGGTGCAACACTGACCGCAAATCATTTTCAGTCCGGCCAGCTGGTCGACGTCACTGGAACCACAATCGGTAAAGGTTTTGCCGGTGCTATGAAGCGTCACAACTTCGGTGGTGGCCGCGCTTCGCACGGTAACTCCGTATCGCACCGTGCACACGGTTCGACCGGTAACAACCAGGATCCGGGCCGCGTCTGGAAGGGCAAGCGCATGGCTGGTCATATGGGCCAGACGCGCGTTACGACCCAGAACCTCGAAGTCGTTTCGACTGATGAAGACCGTGGCCTCATCCTGGTAAAGGGTGCAGTTCCCGGTTCGAAGGGTTCCTGGATCATCGTCCGCGACGCCGTCAAGTCGGCTGCGAAGTAA
- the rplR gene encoding 50S ribosomal protein L18, with the protein MASRKEALARRASRVRRQIKAVANGRPRLSVHRSSKNIYAQIIDDVAGKTLASASTLEADLRSSLKTGADVAAAAVVGKLVAERGVKAGVKDVVFDRGAFIYHGRIKAVAEAAREGGLNF; encoded by the coding sequence ATGGCTAGCAGGAAAGAAGCACTTGCACGTCGCGCGAGCCGTGTGCGCCGCCAGATCAAGGCGGTTGCCAACGGCCGTCCGCGCCTGTCGGTTCATCGCTCGTCGAAGAACATCTACGCCCAGATCATCGATGACGTTGCTGGCAAGACGCTTGCGTCTGCCTCCACGCTCGAAGCCGATCTGCGCAGCTCGCTCAAGACCGGCGCCGACGTTGCAGCAGCAGCTGTCGTAGGCAAGCTGGTTGCCGAGCGTGGCGTCAAGGCTGGCGTCAAGGATGTCGTTTTCGACCGTGGCGCGTTCATCTATCATGGCCGTATCAAGGCCGTGGCTGAAGCTGCCCGCGAAGGCGGTCTGAACTTCTGA
- the rpsC gene encoding 30S ribosomal protein S3: MGQKINPIGFRLGINRTWDSRWYADTAEYGKLLHEDLKIRAYLIKELKQAGIAKVVIERPHKKCRVTIHSARPGLIIGKKGADIEKLRKKLSEMTNSETHLNIVEVRKPEIDATLVAQSIAQQLERRVAFRRAMKRAVQSAMRLGAEGIKITCGGRLGGAEIARTEWYREGRVPLHTLRADIDYGTAEAETAFGICGIKVWIFKGEILEHDPMASERRGLEGDAQGPASRERGDRPDRRRENA, encoded by the coding sequence ATGGGTCAGAAAATCAATCCAATCGGCTTCCGCCTCGGCATCAACCGTACCTGGGATAGCCGCTGGTACGCTGACACCGCTGAATACGGCAAGCTTCTGCATGAAGACCTGAAGATCCGGGCTTACCTGATCAAGGAACTCAAGCAGGCTGGCATCGCCAAGGTCGTCATTGAGCGTCCGCACAAGAAGTGCCGCGTCACGATCCACTCGGCTCGTCCGGGTCTGATCATCGGCAAGAAGGGTGCAGACATCGAGAAGCTTCGCAAGAAGCTTTCCGAGATGACCAACTCCGAAACGCACCTCAACATCGTTGAAGTGCGCAAGCCGGAAATCGACGCTACTCTGGTAGCTCAGTCGATCGCCCAGCAGCTCGAGCGCCGCGTTGCTTTCCGCCGTGCGATGAAGCGCGCTGTTCAGTCCGCAATGCGTCTTGGCGCCGAAGGCATCAAGATCACCTGCGGCGGTCGTCTTGGTGGTGCTGAAATCGCTCGTACCGAATGGTACCGCGAAGGTCGCGTTCCGCTGCACACGCTGCGTGCGGACATCGACTACGGCACGGCCGAAGCTGAAACCGCATTCGGCATCTGCGGCATCAAGGTCTGGATCTTCAAGGGCGAAATCCTTGAGCACGATCCGATGGCTTCTGAGCGTCGCGGTCTCGAAGGCGACGCACAGGGCCCTGCAAGCCGTGAGCGTGGCGATCGTCCCGATCGTCGTCGCGAAAACGCTTGA
- the rpsS gene encoding 30S ribosomal protein S19 yields MARSVWKGPFVDGYLLTKAEKVRESGRNEVIKIWSRRSTILPQFVGLTFGVYNGSKHVPVSVNEDMVGHKFGEFSPTRTYYGHGADKKAKRK; encoded by the coding sequence ATGGCTCGTTCAGTATGGAAAGGTCCGTTTGTTGACGGCTATCTTCTCACCAAGGCTGAGAAGGTGCGCGAGAGCGGACGTAACGAAGTAATCAAGATCTGGAGCCGTCGCTCCACGATCCTGCCGCAGTTCGTTGGTCTGACGTTTGGCGTCTACAACGGCAGCAAGCATGTGCCCGTCTCGGTCAACGAAGACATGGTCGGACACAAGTTCGGTGAATTCTCTCCGACCCGTACCTATTACGGTCACGGCGCGGACAAGAAGGCAAAGAGGAAGTAA
- the rplF gene encoding 50S ribosomal protein L6 produces the protein MSRIGKKPVPVPAGVTANVDGQKVTAKGPKGELFFVANDDIQLKLEDNGVSVTPANGTKEARSKWGMSRTMIENIFKGVKDGYERKLEINGVGYRAALQGKNLQLALGFSHDVVYEPPVGITIAVPKPTEIIVSGINKQQVGQVAAEIREYRGPEPYKGKGVKYAEERIVRKEGKKK, from the coding sequence ATGTCTCGTATCGGTAAAAAGCCCGTTCCGGTTCCAGCAGGTGTGACGGCCAATGTCGACGGCCAGAAGGTTACTGCTAAGGGCCCGAAGGGTGAACTGTTTTTCGTCGCCAATGACGACATTCAGCTGAAGCTCGAAGATAACGGCGTTTCCGTAACGCCGGCTAATGGCACCAAGGAAGCTCGTTCGAAGTGGGGCATGTCCCGCACGATGATCGAGAACATCTTCAAGGGTGTTAAGGACGGCTATGAGCGCAAGCTCGAAATCAACGGCGTTGGTTACCGTGCCGCCCTGCAGGGCAAGAACCTGCAGCTGGCTCTCGGTTTCAGCCATGACGTTGTTTACGAGCCTCCGGTCGGCATCACCATTGCCGTGCCGAAGCCGACGGAAATCATCGTTTCCGGCATCAACAAGCAGCAGGTAGGCCAGGTAGCCGCGGAAATCCGCGAATACCGCGGTCCCGAGCCCTACAAGGGTAAGGGCGTGAAGTACGCTGAAGAGCGTATTGTCCGCAAAGAAGGCAAGAAGAAGTAA
- the rpmC gene encoding 50S ribosomal protein L29: MKADEVRGLSADQLKDKLADLKKEQFNLRFQKATGQLEKSSRINEVRKDIARVKTIARQKAAEAKA, translated from the coding sequence ATGAAAGCCGATGAAGTTCGCGGCCTCAGCGCCGACCAGCTCAAGGACAAGCTCGCCGATCTGAAGAAGGAGCAGTTCAACCTGCGCTTCCAGAAGGCGACTGGCCAGCTGGAGAAGTCCTCGCGCATCAACGAAGTCCGCAAGGACATCGCCCGCGTTAAAACCATTGCCCGCCAGAAGGCGGCAGAAGCCAAGGCCTAA
- the rplD gene encoding 50S ribosomal protein L4, translating to MELNVKTLEGKDAGKVSLSDEIFGLDPRQDILARMVRWQLAKKQQGTHKTKNRSEVSRTGAKMYKQKGTGRARHHSARAPQFRGGGKAHGPVVRSHAHDLPKKVRALALRHALSAKLKAEELIIVDQLVASEAKTKALLGSFASLGLTNALVIGGAELDGNFKLAAQNIPNVDVLPVQGINVYDILRRGKLVLSKAAVEALEERFK from the coding sequence ATGGAATTGAACGTCAAAACCCTCGAGGGAAAAGACGCCGGCAAGGTTTCTCTGTCGGATGAGATCTTCGGCCTCGACCCCCGCCAGGACATCCTGGCCCGTATGGTTCGCTGGCAGCTTGCAAAGAAGCAGCAGGGAACCCACAAAACCAAGAACCGGTCGGAAGTTTCCCGCACCGGTGCGAAGATGTACAAGCAGAAGGGTACGGGCCGCGCTCGTCACCATTCGGCTCGCGCACCGCAGTTCCGCGGCGGCGGCAAGGCCCACGGCCCGGTCGTTCGCAGCCACGCCCATGACCTTCCCAAGAAGGTTCGTGCGCTCGCTCTGCGTCACGCTTTGTCTGCAAAGCTGAAGGCTGAAGAACTGATCATCGTCGATCAGCTCGTTGCATCCGAAGCAAAGACCAAGGCTCTGCTGGGCAGCTTCGCTTCGCTTGGCCTGACCAACGCTCTCGTTATCGGTGGCGCTGAACTTGATGGCAACTTCAAGCTCGCAGCCCAGAACATCCCGAATGTGGACGTTCTGCCGGTACAGGGCATCAATGTTTACGACATCCTGCGTCGTGGCAAGCTCGTGCTTTCCAAGGCTGCTGTAGAGGCTCTGGAGGAGCGGTTCAAATGA